AGGATGAGCAAGAGAGCGATCAGCTAACTGTAAGATAACTGTTGTTGGACGTGGCTCACCCAACCCCAACTGTCTGGACACAGATAGCGGCATCAAGTTGATGTTCGCTCCAAGATCACATAAAGCTCTCCCAACAACATGTTTACCAATCGAGATTTGGATAGTGAAACTACCTGGATCCTTAAATTTCTGAGGTAACTTGCCTTGAATTTTGGAACTGCACTCCTCAGTGGTGCCACAGTCTCGAACTCGGTTAGCCTCCTTTTATTTGCCACAATGTCCTTGATGTACTTTGCATATTTGGGTACTTCTTGTAAGATGTCAACCAATGGAATATTAATTTGCACCTGCTTCAAGATATTAAGAAACTTTTTATATGCGGTATTATCTCTTACTTTCTGCAATCTTTGAGGGAATGGAGGTGGTGGCCTTGCAACCAATTGTGGGGGTTGCTCAGCCACCGCCTCTCCAACTGGCTTCTCTAGCTCCTTAGCATTTTCTGATGTTGATTCTATAGTGGTTTGCCTCTCATTAAAAGTCACCTGTTTACTCTTTTTAGACTGAACTTCTTCTAGTTGTCTCCCATTCCTCAACGACACGGCATTAAGGGTCGCCCTAGGATTTGCTTTAGTGTCACTTGGAAGAGCTCCAGTTGGTCTAGTGTTTTGAGCACTAGCAAGCTGTCTCATTTGACTCTCCAAATTTCTCACTGTTGTGGCGAGGGCTTGCTGTTCAGCCATTATTTTTTTAAACATGTCTTCAAGGTGACTTGTAGGACTCGCTTGTAGTTCAACCTGAGGTGGTCTATATTGCTGTTGAGGGCTTGAGGCCTGCATTGATTCTGAGTGCCCTGGTTTCCAGCCCAAGAGAAGTTTGGGTAGTTCCTCCATTTGggattgtaagtgttcccatattggtTTGTTGGCCCCTATTTGAATTACCCACAAAGCAGACAGACTCTAGGTTTGCGGGGCACATGTCACTCGTGTGCCCCTCTCCACATATTTCACAAAAAGCTTGAACCTGTTATACTTGTTGCTTGTTGATACTCAAGTTCATCTGGTTGACTTGATTGGTCAGTGTAGAAATCTGCGCTGATAATGTTGAGATGACATCTAACTCAAGAACCCTGCAGACTTTTGCACTGTGTGTCTGCCCATATCTTCTTGCCAATCCGGATTGCTCTTGGAGAATTTGTTCAATAATGCATATATCTCGTCAAAGCTTTTGTCCAACACTTGACCCCCAGCTGTAGCATCTACCATGATCTTTGTTTCAGAATGTAGCCCTTCTATGAAAGTGTGAGCTAACACTTCATTCGTCTGATTGTGATGAGGATAGTCTCTGAGTAGCCCCTTGAACCTTTCCCAAGCTGAGTATAGAGATTCCCCCGCTTTCTGTTTGAAGGCAACTATCTCACTTCTGATCTTTGCAGTTTTACCCGAAGGGAAGAACCTTGCCAGAAATTTTCTCGCCAAATCATTCCATGTTGTAATTGAATTACCTGATTCTACCTTTAGCCACCGCTTAGCCTCGCCCAACAGAGAGAATGGAAAAAGTGTGAGCCTCACATAATATGGAGTGACCCCGTTAGTGATGTAAGTATCACTAATCTCCAAGAAGTTCAGAATATGCTGTTGTGGATCCTCGTGTGGAAGACCCATAAATTGTCCGTTTGCATGAAGCAACTGGATCATGCTCTGTTTCAGCTCAAAGTGCCCAGTGATCCTGGGCTTCACTATATTGGAGGTGACATTAGCAATGCTAGGCATCGCCACCTCCTGAACAGCCATGGGTTGCTCCTCTGCCATGTCCAGAGGAAATTGAACAAGTGCTTGAATATTATTCGTGTCCCTTGCTTCCCTCAACCTCCTGTAAAATGTTCTCTCAGGTTCAGGATCAAAGCCTTGAAGTCGGTCTTGGCTTCTGACCCTACGCATTCAATCAAAGTTCCTGAGATCCGAGCAACAATCAAGTAACGTTAGACTCGatgaaataaacaattaaagcaaAAACTAACAAGTAGCTAATATtcaagtccccggcaacggcgccaaaaacttgtaaCGTACACGCAAGTATaagtggtcgacaagtaatataatcAAAAGTTGAGTGTCGAACCTACAGAGACTTGTCTAAACTACTTACTAAATCGCTAAAATTGTTATTCAATCTAGCTTAAAATTAAAGTCCAATAATATGATTATAGTATACTACAATTCTAACTAATAACTAAATTATTAAGTAACAAgttgattgttgtgtattcagtagagacaaatattccaggattgtgatcgattcaccattcGTATTGTGTTCTCattaactctccctttcatataattcactcatggttgctaattaatcgataaatgctctcatagccttctcccgaagtactattcacctattctcaatagattaatgcctatattcctatgaaatcaatctattaaaaacgcattaagatcacgatatttaattaagcacggtgactaggtatattcctatcctaaccacaaatccgctccccctaagggttaagattatgctctcttcaattcttctctaatctaaacacggctTTCCCAAACAtaacatagatagtaaatagaacctaactgctggccagataattaagcaattaaacacagaattgaagaaacaaccatatattggtgaattataatcaaggtcaagtcaacgttaaacaacaatattcatggctaaatcacaaccccagaacaaagggtgtttagccactcatgatgaAATAGGACTCTGGCTTTGTGAAATTTGTACAGCCGCGCCGCACCCTGCGACGCGCTAATGGAAATTATCAGCAGCCTCAACTTTTCGCATCAGGCAGCATTTTACACTGCTGCGCCACGCCTTGCGGCGTCCCATGCGGAGCGGCAGTGTAATTTTCTCAGTTTGAACTTATTTCGTCCTCTTGTAACATCCCgacttggtacacgacctccgAACACGATCCTGGCTTAATGTCTTGGGCTTTTattcagacttcaaagctccaaatcacttgaattcattccataacgcctacatagatcggaatcactcctacaaggcataaaacacatatttagtgcaaaacactagcgattaaagctcaaactcaattaaagtgtagtaaattagagtgtaataagcgactaaaatac
The Nicotiana sylvestris chromosome 11, ASM39365v2, whole genome shotgun sequence DNA segment above includes these coding regions:
- the LOC138881146 gene encoding uncharacterized protein, coding for MEELPKLLLGWKPGHSESMQASSPQQQYRPPQVELQASPTSHLEDMFKKIMAEQQALATTVRNLESQMRQLASAQNTRPTGALPSDTKANPRATLNAVSLRNGRQLEEVQSKKSKQVTFNERQTTIESTSENAKELEKPVGEAVAEQPPQLVARPPPPFPQRLQKVRDNTAYKKFLNILKQVQINIPLVDILQEVPKYAKYIKDIVANKRRLTEFETVAPLRSAVPKFKASYLRNLRIQLGLGEPRPTTVILQLADRSLAHPEGVIEDVLVQVGSFIFPADFIILNFKPDQEVPFILGRPFLATGRAIIDVCEGKMTMGVGDRVEVFNVYRALKLPAHYEELSMISMVESDATSLMPYMSPIDTVEQVLIGDVENSEDEMIGEIE